In a genomic window of Merismopedia glauca CCAP 1448/3:
- a CDS encoding FHA domain-containing protein gives MQIQLVWTDITTGKQFNPTLETPITLGKNFQGMPAEMSGKRVSRIVLSDPTVAGYHALIDESQGELLVINQNPNATTLINGVSLPSSTIVDGDRLQIGAFEIQVFLTATAPQNSGNTTQWKCDRNLGFLIPKPCGRTDPTGCPHCHGNPNQPDVYYERSYYPDYGNYNRGYWGHNYYSQRDYYSYNSNTGNVDFTEADANSVAMENDTDYELDMGAS, from the coding sequence ATGCAAATTCAACTAGTTTGGACAGATATAACCACAGGAAAACAATTTAATCCCACTCTTGAAACCCCCATTACTTTGGGAAAAAACTTTCAAGGAATGCCAGCAGAAATGTCTGGAAAACGAGTGTCGAGAATCGTGTTATCAGATCCAACTGTAGCTGGTTATCATGCTTTAATTGATGAATCTCAAGGAGAGTTACTAGTTATCAATCAAAACCCTAATGCTACTACTTTAATCAATGGAGTATCATTACCAAGTAGTACCATTGTTGATGGCGATCGCCTACAAATTGGAGCGTTTGAAATCCAGGTTTTTCTAACAGCAACCGCACCCCAAAATTCAGGCAATACAACGCAATGGAAATGCGATCGCAACTTGGGTTTTCTCATCCCCAAACCCTGCGGACGTACCGATCCTACTGGTTGCCCTCACTGTCATGGTAACCCAAACCAACCAGATGTCTACTACGAGCGATCTTACTATCCAGACTACGGCAACTACAATCGCGGTTATTGGGGACACAATTACTACAGTCAACGGGATTATTATAGTTACAATTCCAATACTGGTAATGTAGACTTTACCGAAGCTGATGCTAACTCAGTGGCAATGGAAAACGATACCGATTATGAGTTAGATATGGGAGCAAGTTGA
- a CDS encoding glycosyltransferase family 4 protein: MRSPVAYISFDVVPAPKGAAIHIMAFSEYLAAAFGEINLVTLSPDPELISDLEITPRIVQTTLPNQGENLIERVLHFRRLLHSWYQQRNFQVIHFRSIYEGLPLALNKQKICEKLVFEVNGLPSIELKYRYPKVAEDRELLHKLTSQEQICLEAADLIVTPSQVTAEYLQNRGAIASKIKVIPNGVDLDIFKFSNPFLKTYISQDRDFQLLYFGTLSSWQGVNLAIEALELVCRDLPAKLTIIGAAGSDRSFPRIVQLASKLGVAERLNLIPPLPQLELVNYIHQADAAIAPLTPNDRNLVQGCCPLKVLESMAAGTPVISSDLPVVRELGINGKHFLLVKPGSAKSIKDAVLHLAANPELGIDLALASRSQIELHYTWERAGEALIGAYEELGMRRLRTASR, translated from the coding sequence ATGCGATCGCCAGTAGCTTATATTTCTTTTGATGTAGTTCCCGCACCTAAAGGGGCAGCTATTCATATTATGGCTTTTAGTGAATACTTAGCCGCAGCTTTTGGCGAAATTAATTTAGTCACTCTATCTCCCGATCCCGAACTAATATCAGATCTAGAAATTACTCCTAGAATTGTACAAACTACGTTACCAAATCAGGGAGAAAATTTGATTGAGAGAGTTTTACACTTTCGTCGCTTGCTACATAGTTGGTATCAGCAACGTAATTTTCAAGTAATTCATTTTCGTTCTATTTATGAAGGTCTACCTCTAGCATTGAATAAACAAAAAATCTGTGAAAAATTAGTATTTGAAGTGAATGGATTGCCTTCTATTGAACTAAAATATCGCTATCCTAAAGTTGCTGAAGATCGAGAACTTTTACATAAACTTACTAGTCAAGAACAGATTTGTCTAGAAGCTGCGGATCTGATCGTCACCCCCAGTCAAGTTACCGCAGAATACTTACAAAATCGTGGAGCGATCGCTAGTAAAATCAAAGTTATTCCTAACGGTGTAGATCTCGATATATTTAAGTTTAGCAATCCATTTCTCAAAACTTATATTTCCCAAGATCGAGATTTTCAGTTATTGTACTTTGGCACTTTGTCCTCATGGCAAGGTGTGAACTTAGCCATCGAAGCTTTAGAATTAGTCTGTCGGGATCTACCAGCTAAACTGACAATAATTGGTGCTGCGGGAAGCGATCGCTCTTTCCCTAGAATAGTACAACTCGCCAGTAAATTGGGAGTAGCAGAACGCTTGAATTTAATTCCCCCTTTACCCCAATTAGAACTAGTTAATTATATCCACCAAGCCGATGCAGCGATCGCACCATTAACCCCAAACGATCGCAATTTAGTTCAAGGATGTTGTCCCCTCAAAGTATTAGAATCAATGGCAGCAGGTACGCCAGTAATTAGCAGCGATTTACCAGTAGTTAGGGAACTAGGAATCAACGGAAAACACTTTTTACTCGTCAAACCAGGTTCCGCGAAAAGCATTAAAGACGCAGTTTTACACCTAGCCGCAAATCCAGAATTAGGAATAGACTTGGCTCTAGCATCGCGATCACAAATCGAGCTACATTACACCTGGGAGCGCGCTGGAGAGGCTTTGATTGGTGCTTATG
- a CDS encoding DUF3784 domain-containing protein, whose translation MTINLDLFRQHLIYETNTSAEMICQDIKEIANLDRESELQKQKYNRYAKYFGIAIGVCFLLFLVSGIFDFIPLAGIFMIAGFISIIGLIWALIQASKHGKFDLANYRHQVASEIVKMVSRDMPLDATISVRLVLSLPTQKNKLVETIPHPYQSGFKIDTFQDEWLKIRGTFTDNTDFYLTATETSQTKYGWKRSRSGKSKYKSKTKSKGTDLDLTMHYPVKKYGAIQALRGDVVNAFKLPEKVVLKKLKQGEKNLNAIAHIPSEIANDKFSIYQAVTMMFLSTYQVLNLAKVLSKK comes from the coding sequence ATGACTATCAATTTAGATTTGTTTCGCCAGCACTTAATTTATGAAACTAACACTTCTGCGGAAATGATTTGTCAAGATATAAAGGAAATTGCTAACTTAGATCGAGAGTCTGAACTACAAAAGCAAAAGTATAATCGCTATGCTAAGTATTTTGGTATAGCAATTGGAGTCTGTTTTCTATTATTTTTAGTTTCAGGAATTTTTGACTTTATACCTTTGGCTGGTATATTTATGATTGCAGGTTTCATAAGTATAATTGGGTTAATTTGGGCGCTAATTCAAGCATCCAAACATGGAAAATTCGATTTAGCCAATTATCGCCATCAAGTTGCATCTGAAATCGTCAAGATGGTATCTAGAGATATGCCACTAGATGCAACTATTTCAGTCCGTTTAGTTTTAAGTCTTCCCACCCAGAAGAACAAATTAGTCGAAACAATTCCTCATCCTTACCAATCTGGATTTAAAATCGATACTTTCCAAGATGAGTGGTTGAAAATTAGAGGAACCTTTACAGATAATACAGATTTTTATTTGACTGCTACTGAAACTAGTCAAACCAAATATGGATGGAAAAGATCTCGTAGCGGTAAATCTAAATATAAATCTAAAACTAAGTCTAAGGGAACAGATCTAGATTTAACTATGCATTATCCCGTCAAAAAATATGGTGCGATTCAAGCATTACGAGGAGATGTTGTTAATGCCTTTAAGTTGCCGGAAAAAGTAGTCTTGAAAAAACTTAAGCAAGGTGAGAAAAACCTCAATGCGATCGCTCATATCCCTAGCGAGATTGCTAACGATAAGTTCTCGATCTACCAAGCAGTAACTATGATGTTTCTTAGTACCTATCAAGTTCTAAATCTGGCGAAAGTTTTGTCCAAGAAATAA